The Aureitalea marina genome includes a window with the following:
- a CDS encoding sulfite exporter TauE/SafE family protein produces the protein MDFPWELLALVLAGFIAGVINTISGGGSLITLPLLIFFGLPAAMANGTNRIALLMQNISGTLGFRSKGISNYPFSLYISLPALIGAFIGANLAVDIDDALFNRLLAIVMVVVVAFMVFKPGERWAPKKEELTGKRLVYAMIAFFFIGLYGGFIQVGVGIFILLALSSINGLSLVKSNATKLFVVLIYQLIAVATFIYYDMINWKYGLILALGNASGAWFASRWSVKKGDKLVKRFLIVTVIALAIKLWFFS, from the coding sequence TTGGATTTCCCCTGGGAACTTCTCGCGCTAGTACTGGCCGGCTTTATTGCCGGAGTCATCAACACCATCTCTGGAGGAGGTTCGCTGATCACCTTACCACTACTCATCTTTTTTGGTCTGCCGGCGGCTATGGCCAACGGTACCAACAGAATTGCTCTGCTGATGCAGAACATCAGTGGGACACTGGGGTTTAGATCCAAAGGGATCTCCAATTATCCGTTTAGCCTCTACATTTCTCTTCCGGCACTCATCGGTGCCTTTATTGGCGCAAATCTGGCTGTAGACATTGATGACGCCTTGTTTAACCGATTGCTAGCCATCGTCATGGTGGTTGTGGTTGCCTTTATGGTATTTAAGCCTGGAGAGCGCTGGGCTCCAAAGAAAGAAGAACTCACTGGAAAAAGATTGGTTTACGCCATGATCGCCTTCTTTTTCATCGGGCTTTACGGTGGCTTTATTCAAGTTGGCGTTGGGATCTTTATTCTCCTGGCCCTTTCAAGCATCAATGGGCTATCATTGGTCAAGTCCAATGCGACCAAGCTCTTCGTGGTTCTTATTTATCAGCTGATCGCAGTGGCCACTTTTATCTATTACGATATGATCAATTGGAAGTACGGTTTGATCTTAGCTCTTGGCAATGCAAGCGGAGCCTGGTTTGCCAGCCGATGGTCTGTCAAAAAAGGGGATAAGTTGGTCAAACGTTTTCTGATCGTGACTGTAATTGCCTTGGCCATCAAGCTTTGGTTTTTCTCTTGA
- a CDS encoding DUF5694 domain-containing protein codes for MRTLTIIILITLSNLLHAQAPLNQLNDGKPLLPSSFYTDQKAEVLVVGTFHFNYPGLDAHVTSDQDKIDVLSPKRQTEMQELIDYIKQFRPTKIAVEGRPDRSTITKTLKKYKADEVELNRSEHQQIGVRLAAELNLDTIYAIDSNGFISTLDSLAPEYLAKMGKDYDFKSNTAYDSMHIELLNYADQVRKEYSLLETLKWMNSKDYHQRDYGAYLFGDFELGTFRGADMLSSYWYNRNLRIFRNIQMLSEGTDDRILVIFGNGHASILRQLLECSPQFEFVEFDSLDEIAR; via the coding sequence ATGCGAACTTTAACAATAATCATACTAATTACCCTGTCCAACTTACTTCATGCACAGGCACCTTTGAACCAACTAAATGATGGAAAGCCGCTACTGCCATCAAGTTTTTACACGGATCAAAAAGCAGAGGTCCTGGTTGTAGGAACCTTCCATTTCAACTATCCGGGACTGGACGCCCATGTTACTTCGGACCAGGATAAAATAGATGTACTCTCCCCAAAACGACAAACAGAAATGCAGGAGCTCATCGACTACATCAAACAATTTCGCCCTACTAAAATTGCTGTGGAAGGACGACCTGATCGTTCAACGATCACCAAAACCCTCAAAAAATATAAAGCTGACGAGGTAGAACTCAATCGCAGTGAACACCAACAGATCGGTGTACGCCTGGCCGCCGAATTGAACCTGGATACAATTTATGCGATCGATTCCAATGGCTTTATCAGCACCTTGGATTCTTTGGCACCAGAATATTTAGCCAAAATGGGAAAGGATTACGATTTTAAGAGCAATACAGCTTACGACAGCATGCATATCGAACTACTGAACTATGCGGACCAGGTTAGAAAAGAATACAGCCTGCTGGAAACTTTAAAATGGATGAATTCCAAGGACTACCACCAACGGGATTATGGGGCATATCTATTTGGAGATTTTGAGTTAGGAACATTCCGTGGGGCGGATATGCTCTCCTCCTATTGGTATAATCGAAACCTGCGTATTTTTAGAAACATTCAGATGCTTAGTGAAGGCACCGACGACCGAATATTGGTGATTTTTGGAAATGGTCATGCTTCCATTTTGAGACAGTTATTGGAATGCAGCCCGCAGTTTGAATTTGTAGAATTTGATAGTCTAGATGAGATTGCTCGATAA
- a CDS encoding NAD(P)H-dependent oxidoreductase — protein MSHVLEQLQWRYATKKFDSGKKLSTEKLSILKTAFDLTATSFGLQPLKLVIVSEETIKQELVEFSFNQQMVGDCSHLLVLCIESEVNEQYIVDHFKLIQEVRQTPREILDPYQEYLIGHFGDKEKIEVDEWMTKQAYLAMGNLLTVCALEEIDACPMEGFQPAEYDRLLGLKERGLRSVLVMPVGYRHKEDMFSQLKKVRRGVEEVIVEI, from the coding sequence ATGTCTCACGTGCTCGAACAATTGCAATGGCGTTACGCCACTAAAAAATTCGATTCTGGCAAAAAGTTGTCCACTGAAAAACTCTCCATTTTAAAGACAGCATTTGACCTGACCGCCACTTCCTTTGGACTACAGCCACTCAAATTAGTGATCGTCTCGGAGGAAACGATCAAGCAGGAATTGGTCGAATTCAGTTTTAATCAACAAATGGTTGGAGACTGCTCGCATTTGCTCGTATTATGTATAGAATCAGAGGTAAATGAGCAATATATAGTAGATCATTTCAAATTGATACAGGAGGTACGGCAGACGCCAAGGGAGATTTTGGATCCTTATCAAGAATACCTGATCGGCCACTTTGGGGATAAAGAAAAAATTGAAGTGGACGAATGGATGACCAAACAGGCCTATCTGGCCATGGGTAATCTGCTTACGGTCTGCGCTTTGGAAGAGATCGATGCCTGTCCCATGGAGGGGTTTCAGCCCGCGGAATACGATCGATTGCTCGGACTGAAGGAGCGTGGTTTGAGATCGGTGCTTGTCATGCCTGTGGGCTACCGTCATAAAGAGGATATGTTCAGCCAATTGAAAAAGGTAAGAAGAGGAGTAGAGGAGGTTATCGTAGAGATCTAA
- a CDS encoding DegT/DnrJ/EryC1/StrS family aminotransferase, whose protein sequence is MPGFEVFGSEENKHLKDVMDSGVLMRYGFDGMRNGHWKALEFEKAFAHRMQTDHCQLVSSGTAALTVALASAGIGAGDEVIMPTFTFVASFESIMALGAVPVLVDIDDTLTLDPKAVKAAITDKTRCVMPVHMCGSMADLDALKAICDEHQLILLEDACQALGGTYHGKPLGSVGNLGCFSFDFVKTITCGEGGAVITNNENYKINADRYQDHGHDHIGNDRGAEGHPHLGYNFRISELHAAVGLGQLSRLDEILAIQQKHYTEMRNALGQVNGISFRRVPEGGVENYSFLNFYLPSAQLAKEAHTALLEAGVDGCFYWFDNSWHYINGWQHLKDLQGLGKMPQEVQDGIQDLHSADFSSSDHWMGRNISMLIKLGWDEEELLNRAKKASSILEGILQKDRV, encoded by the coding sequence ATGCCCGGATTTGAAGTATTTGGTTCCGAAGAGAATAAGCACCTAAAAGATGTCATGGATAGTGGTGTGTTGATGCGTTATGGTTTTGATGGCATGCGAAATGGCCATTGGAAAGCCCTCGAATTTGAGAAAGCATTTGCCCACCGGATGCAGACCGACCATTGTCAATTGGTATCCTCTGGTACAGCGGCCTTAACGGTTGCCTTGGCTTCTGCGGGAATTGGAGCAGGCGATGAGGTGATCATGCCTACTTTTACCTTTGTGGCCAGTTTTGAGTCTATCATGGCCTTGGGAGCTGTTCCGGTGCTGGTGGATATCGACGACACTCTCACCCTGGATCCAAAAGCGGTTAAAGCTGCGATCACAGATAAGACCAGGTGCGTAATGCCTGTTCATATGTGTGGTTCCATGGCCGATCTGGATGCCTTAAAGGCGATTTGTGACGAACACCAACTTATCCTTTTGGAGGATGCCTGCCAGGCCTTGGGCGGAACCTATCACGGAAAGCCCTTAGGAAGTGTAGGTAATTTGGGATGTTTCTCTTTCGATTTTGTAAAGACCATTACCTGTGGAGAGGGTGGCGCAGTAATTACTAACAATGAGAATTACAAGATAAATGCCGATCGCTACCAGGATCATGGGCATGATCATATTGGGAATGATAGGGGTGCGGAAGGACATCCCCACTTAGGCTATAATTTCCGAATCTCTGAACTACACGCGGCAGTTGGTTTGGGGCAGCTAAGCAGATTAGACGAAATATTGGCCATACAACAGAAGCATTATACCGAAATGAGAAATGCTTTGGGGCAGGTCAACGGAATAAGTTTCCGCAGGGTGCCCGAAGGAGGAGTAGAGAATTATTCCTTCCTCAATTTTTACCTGCCTTCGGCCCAACTCGCCAAGGAAGCCCACACGGCTTTATTGGAAGCTGGGGTAGATGGCTGTTTCTATTGGTTCGATAATAGCTGGCATTACATCAATGGTTGGCAACACCTAAAGGATCTGCAGGGATTGGGGAAAATGCCTCAAGAGGTCCAGGATGGAATTCAAGATTTACATTCAGCCGATTTCTCGTCCAGCGATCATTGGATGGGTCGTAACATCTCTATGCTAATCAAGCTGGGATGGGATGAAGAAGAGTTACTAAACAGGGCTAAAAAAGCTTCATCCATATTAGAAGGTATACTACAAAAAGACCGGGTATAA
- the ribB gene encoding 3,4-dihydroxy-2-butanone-4-phosphate synthase, which yields MITSTKTMEIQLNTIQEAIADIKAGKVVIVVDDENRENEGDFIAAAESVTPEMINFMATHGRGLICAPLTEERCQDLDLNMMVENNTVLHHTQFTVSVDLIGHGCTTGISVHDRAKTIQALVNEETKPSDLGRPGHIFPLRAKHGGVLRRTGHTEAAIDLARLAGFKPAGILVEILNEDGTMARLPQLVEVAKKFDLKLISIEDLVSYRMEYDSLIEKKEDFQFETKFGSYRLRAYQQTTNDQVHIALTQGQWSKGDEVMVRVNSTLVNNDILGTLTHDADKRLDEMFTAINKEGKGAIVFINQQSQSFNLLKRLESLKESQADGKVIRAPRIEMDARDFGIGAQILHDLNISKIRLLSNSGKTKRVGMIGYGLEITEYVNY from the coding sequence ATGATCACCTCTACCAAGACCATGGAAATACAATTGAATACCATTCAGGAAGCCATAGCCGATATTAAAGCCGGTAAAGTCGTCATCGTGGTGGACGATGAGAATCGTGAAAATGAAGGCGATTTCATAGCCGCTGCGGAGTCGGTTACCCCGGAAATGATCAATTTCATGGCCACTCATGGTCGAGGGCTGATCTGTGCCCCACTTACCGAGGAGCGATGCCAGGACCTGGACCTGAATATGATGGTGGAGAACAATACCGTCCTGCACCATACCCAATTCACCGTATCTGTTGACCTGATCGGGCACGGATGCACAACTGGGATCTCGGTTCACGACAGGGCAAAGACGATCCAGGCGTTGGTCAACGAAGAAACCAAACCCTCCGATCTGGGACGTCCAGGGCATATTTTCCCACTAAGGGCGAAACACGGTGGAGTACTGAGACGAACCGGGCATACCGAAGCCGCTATTGATCTGGCCCGATTAGCAGGTTTTAAACCAGCCGGTATTCTGGTCGAAATTCTAAACGAAGATGGAACCATGGCCCGACTGCCTCAATTGGTTGAGGTTGCCAAGAAATTTGACCTCAAGTTGATCTCCATTGAAGATCTGGTGTCTTACAGGATGGAATACGACTCCCTGATCGAAAAGAAAGAGGACTTCCAATTTGAGACCAAATTTGGCTCCTATCGCCTGAGGGCTTACCAGCAAACCACAAATGATCAGGTCCATATAGCACTTACTCAGGGACAATGGTCCAAAGGTGACGAAGTGATGGTCCGGGTTAATTCGACCCTGGTGAACAACGATATCCTAGGGACCCTAACCCACGACGCGGATAAACGATTGGACGAAATGTTCACCGCGATCAACAAAGAAGGAAAAGGTGCCATCGTATTTATTAATCAGCAGAGCCAATCATTTAATCTACTGAAGCGTTTGGAATCATTAAAGGAGTCTCAAGCAGATGGAAAAGTGATTCGGGCACCCAGAATTGAAATGGATGCCAGGGATTTTGGTATTGGCGCTCAAATCCTCCACGATCTGAACATCAGTAAGATCCGCCTACTGTCCAATTCCGGGAAAACCAAACGGGTCGGTATGATCGGCTACGGCCTGGAAATTACCGAATACGTCAACTATTGA
- a CDS encoding LptF/LptG family permease, with protein MKILDRYILTTYLKTFTSVFIILMFIFVLQTIWLYIAELAGKDLDVWIILKFLWYVSPRLIPLVLPLTILVTSLMVFGSFSEKYEFAAMKSTGISLQRAMRSLTVFILLLAGTAFLFANNVIPYSEYKWQNLRRNISQFKPSMVIAEGQFSQIGEDFNIKVQEKSGDRGQYLREVTIHKKNPSKPNGNYTVIRAETGELASEEGSNTLSLILRDGNYYEDVQVQDSKKQNRNPFAKSYFEEYTINIDLTELNQKDADKENDLSNHNMYKISELRVEIDTLSNKYTEDIRVFSENMLLRTGLPKMAEDKIERKPPMDTLQGVLSLYADAVDSDIINTALNNVRGTRQGIRQQKEEFKIKTKRINKHEIALHEKYALAVACIILFFVGAPLGAIIRKGGMGLPMVVAIVLFLTYHFIGIFAKNSAEDGTMHPFIASWLSSVIMLPLGIWLTYRATTDQGIFDPDAFVQRFSKLIRRRSK; from the coding sequence GTGAAGATCCTCGATCGATACATACTGACCACCTACCTAAAGACATTTACCAGTGTCTTTATTATCCTGATGTTCATCTTCGTCCTGCAGACCATTTGGCTATATATAGCTGAACTAGCTGGAAAAGACCTGGATGTATGGATCATATTGAAGTTCCTTTGGTATGTATCTCCACGTTTGATCCCTTTGGTACTGCCACTGACCATACTTGTGACTTCACTGATGGTCTTTGGAAGTTTTTCCGAGAAGTACGAATTCGCCGCTATGAAGTCCACAGGGATATCCTTGCAGCGGGCCATGAGAAGTCTGACCGTATTTATTTTACTCCTGGCGGGTACTGCGTTCCTCTTTGCCAATAATGTCATTCCCTACTCCGAATATAAGTGGCAAAATCTAAGACGAAACATATCCCAATTCAAGCCATCCATGGTGATCGCCGAAGGGCAATTCAGCCAGATCGGAGAGGATTTCAACATCAAGGTGCAAGAGAAGAGCGGTGACAGAGGTCAATATCTAAGAGAGGTCACCATCCATAAAAAGAACCCTTCCAAGCCCAACGGCAACTATACTGTAATTAGGGCGGAAACCGGGGAACTGGCCAGTGAGGAAGGCAGCAACACCCTATCGCTCATCCTGCGGGATGGCAACTATTACGAAGATGTACAGGTGCAGGATTCCAAGAAACAAAACAGAAACCCTTTTGCCAAGAGTTATTTCGAAGAGTATACCATCAACATCGACCTGACAGAACTTAACCAAAAGGATGCAGATAAAGAAAATGACCTGAGCAACCACAATATGTACAAGATCAGTGAGTTGCGAGTTGAGATCGACACCTTGTCCAATAAGTACACCGAAGACATCAGAGTCTTTTCAGAGAATATGTTACTTCGGACCGGCCTACCCAAGATGGCCGAGGATAAGATCGAACGCAAACCTCCCATGGACACCTTACAGGGGGTTTTGTCCTTATACGCCGACGCCGTGGACAGCGACATAATTAACACCGCCTTGAACAATGTAAGGGGAACTCGGCAAGGAATAAGACAACAGAAGGAGGAATTCAAGATCAAGACCAAGCGGATCAACAAACACGAGATCGCCCTCCACGAGAAATACGCCCTGGCTGTTGCCTGTATCATTTTATTCTTTGTGGGTGCACCATTAGGGGCTATCATCCGGAAAGGTGGTATGGGACTCCCCATGGTAGTAGCCATCGTGTTATTCCTGACCTACCACTTCATAGGGATCTTTGCCAAGAATAGTGCTGAGGACGGAACTATGCACCCGTTTATCGCGTCCTGGTTGTCCTCTGTGATCATGTTGCCGCTGGGAATATGGTTGACATACCGAGCTACTACAGACCAGGGTATTTTTGACCCGGATGCTTTTGTACAGCGCTTTTCTAAACTGATCCGTCGTCGATCGAAATAA
- a CDS encoding LolA family protein → MQKIKLTLTLLLVTLVSAIGFAQDAKALLDEVSAKVRSYDNIYIEFRYNLNNTKENVNQDARGDVTISGENYVLNMLGTTSIFDGTNSYVIVPEDEEVTISPYNPEDEKSVTPSRMLTFYEKGYRYQNDITQNVKGRKIQFVKLMPIDNQAEIKDILLGIDVQTKHVYKLIQTDDNGTKFTLTVQNFKTNQPISETLFSFNEEKYEEMGYYINRLD, encoded by the coding sequence ATGCAGAAGATTAAATTGACACTGACTCTATTGCTGGTAACACTGGTATCCGCAATCGGTTTCGCTCAGGACGCCAAAGCCTTGCTGGATGAGGTTTCGGCCAAGGTCAGAAGCTACGATAACATTTACATCGAATTCCGATACAATCTTAATAACACCAAGGAAAATGTGAACCAGGATGCTCGTGGAGATGTGACTATTTCCGGGGAGAATTACGTGCTCAATATGCTGGGAACAACTTCCATCTTTGATGGTACCAATTCCTATGTGATCGTTCCGGAGGACGAAGAAGTGACCATTTCACCCTACAATCCGGAAGATGAAAAGTCGGTTACCCCTTCCCGCATGCTCACTTTTTATGAGAAAGGATATCGGTACCAAAATGATATAACCCAGAATGTGAAGGGTCGTAAGATTCAGTTTGTCAAATTGATGCCAATTGATAATCAGGCAGAGATCAAGGATATCCTGCTTGGAATAGACGTACAGACCAAGCATGTTTACAAATTGATCCAGACGGACGATAATGGTACCAAGTTCACCCTTACGGTGCAAAACTTTAAGACCAACCAGCCAATATCAGAGACCTTGTTCTCCTTTAACGAGGAGAAATATGAAGAAATGGGATATTACATCAACAGGCTGGATTAG
- a CDS encoding FtsK/SpoIIIE family DNA translocase translates to MAKRKTRTTKKRKKTSRKFSLALSKQQQVILGSFLFFFGLALMVSFVSYLFNWQADQSEVGILEDRELQTDNWLNKFGTNVGHLFVYRGFGLASLILGGLITLSGIYLFFNSSKQSLWKYWFWGLLMMLWISIFFGFFSSGSSLFSGVIGYELNDLLQDYLGLIGTIFLMTFLMIVYLVIRLKVTPDLVIGLFKRTKDQIVEDFESVPPPMEEVQHTTETTSEPIEEPIVQDLNTQPETVADEESEEELLEKITLKKVESNPEPIVEEAEISLEVEQAKEEEVVKDASQKLVEDFGEFDPTLELSKFRFPTLDLLKNYEGNAGITINQDELEENKNRIVNTLSNYKIGIANIKATVGPTVTLYEIVPEAGIRISKIKNLEDDIALSLSALGIRIIAPIPGRGTIGIEVPNKNPRIVSMRSVIASPKFQKAEMALPLALGKTISNETFVVDLAKMPHLLMAGATGQGKSVGLNAILTSLLYKKHPAEVKFVLVDPKKVELTLFNKIERHYLAKLPDTEEAIITDTRKVINTLNSMCMEMDARYDLLKDAMCRNIKEYNQKFKARKLNPNDGHRYLPYIVLVIDEFADLIMTAGKEVETPIARLAQLARAIGIHLIIATQRPSVNVITGIIKANFPARIAFRVTSKIDSRTILDGPGADQLIGRGDMLYTQGNEMIRLQCAFVDTPEVSDITEFIGSQKAYPDAHLLPEYVGEEGGTNLDISHEDRDALFREAAEVLVVAQQGSASLLQRKLKLGYNRAGRLIDQLEAAGVVGPFEGSKARQVLVPTLEALNQLLDNEHAED, encoded by the coding sequence ATGGCCAAACGCAAAACCCGGACAACTAAAAAGCGAAAGAAGACCTCCCGCAAATTTAGCCTCGCCCTCTCCAAACAACAGCAAGTCATTCTAGGAAGTTTTCTGTTCTTCTTTGGCTTGGCCTTGATGGTTTCCTTTGTTTCCTATCTTTTTAATTGGCAGGCTGACCAAAGCGAAGTTGGTATACTGGAGGACCGGGAACTACAGACAGACAATTGGTTGAACAAATTTGGGACCAATGTCGGTCACCTCTTTGTTTACCGAGGATTTGGATTGGCTTCCCTTATTCTTGGCGGCTTGATCACATTAAGTGGTATTTATCTTTTTTTCAACTCCAGTAAACAGTCGCTCTGGAAATACTGGTTCTGGGGCTTGCTAATGATGCTCTGGATCTCCATCTTCTTTGGATTTTTCAGTAGTGGAAGCAGTCTGTTTAGTGGCGTGATTGGTTACGAACTGAACGACCTACTGCAGGACTATCTCGGTCTGATCGGGACGATATTTTTAATGACCTTCCTGATGATAGTATACCTCGTGATACGGTTGAAAGTCACCCCTGACCTTGTGATCGGTCTGTTTAAAAGAACTAAAGATCAGATCGTCGAAGATTTTGAATCTGTTCCACCTCCAATGGAGGAAGTTCAGCATACAACTGAAACCACTTCAGAACCAATTGAAGAACCAATAGTCCAGGATCTCAACACTCAACCAGAAACTGTCGCCGACGAGGAATCAGAAGAAGAACTGTTGGAAAAGATCACCCTGAAAAAGGTCGAATCCAATCCTGAACCGATTGTGGAAGAGGCCGAAATTTCTTTGGAAGTAGAGCAAGCCAAGGAGGAAGAAGTTGTTAAAGATGCCAGCCAGAAACTGGTGGAGGATTTTGGCGAGTTTGATCCTACCCTGGAGCTCAGTAAGTTTCGCTTCCCTACACTAGACCTCTTAAAGAATTACGAAGGCAATGCCGGGATTACCATCAACCAAGATGAGCTGGAGGAGAACAAGAATCGGATCGTCAATACCCTGAGCAATTACAAGATAGGAATCGCCAACATCAAAGCCACTGTAGGTCCAACTGTAACCCTTTACGAGATCGTGCCAGAGGCGGGAATTCGAATCTCCAAGATCAAGAACCTGGAAGACGATATCGCCTTGTCACTATCTGCACTGGGAATCCGAATCATTGCCCCCATCCCGGGAAGAGGTACCATTGGTATTGAGGTGCCGAACAAAAATCCTCGCATCGTGTCCATGCGTTCGGTAATCGCTTCCCCCAAATTTCAGAAAGCGGAGATGGCACTTCCGCTTGCGTTAGGAAAGACCATCAGCAATGAGACTTTTGTTGTGGACCTTGCGAAGATGCCTCACTTGCTTATGGCAGGAGCTACCGGTCAGGGTAAATCTGTAGGGCTAAACGCCATCCTGACCTCATTACTCTATAAGAAACACCCGGCCGAGGTCAAATTTGTCCTGGTCGATCCAAAGAAAGTTGAGCTGACGCTGTTCAATAAGATCGAACGCCATTACCTGGCGAAATTACCGGATACTGAAGAAGCTATTATCACGGACACCCGCAAGGTCATCAATACCTTGAATTCCATGTGCATGGAGATGGATGCGCGCTACGACCTACTGAAAGATGCTATGTGTCGCAACATCAAGGAATACAATCAAAAATTCAAGGCCAGGAAGTTGAACCCCAACGACGGACATCGTTATTTACCCTATATCGTATTGGTGATCGACGAATTTGCTGACCTGATCATGACTGCCGGCAAAGAGGTGGAAACACCGATCGCCAGATTGGCGCAATTGGCTCGTGCCATCGGGATCCATTTGATCATTGCTACCCAGCGGCCGTCGGTTAATGTGATAACAGGTATCATCAAGGCTAACTTCCCTGCCCGGATCGCATTTAGAGTAACCAGTAAGATCGATTCCAGGACCATATTGGATGGTCCGGGTGCCGATCAATTGATCGGCCGTGGAGACATGCTCTACACCCAGGGCAACGAGATGATCCGACTTCAGTGTGCTTTTGTGGATACTCCTGAGGTTTCTGATATCACCGAGTTCATCGGTTCTCAAAAAGCCTATCCGGATGCCCATCTATTACCTGAATATGTAGGCGAAGAGGGTGGCACAAATCTTGATATTAGTCATGAGGACAGGGACGCCTTATTCCGGGAAGCTGCAGAGGTTCTGGTAGTGGCCCAACAGGGTTCAGCCTCCTTGTTACAACGTAAACTAAAACTGGGCTACAACCGTGCAGGCCGGCTGATCGACCAGCTGGAGGCAGCCGGTGTGGTAGGACCTTTTGAAGGCAGTAAGGCCAGACAAGTTCTGGTCCCTACCCTGGAAGCCCTCAACCAACTATTAGACAATGAACATGCAGAAGATTAA
- a CDS encoding diacylglycerol kinase produces MRGIVRFVINRLKGIRYAATGAWHLIRTEASIQAQAVIALIMTWAGFYFELTKTEWILQLLTIGLVMAIEGLNSAVEKMADFVHPDHHPKIGIIKDIAAGAVFIAALIAVIVGLLIYLPRFTG; encoded by the coding sequence ATGAGAGGAATAGTCCGGTTTGTAATCAATCGCCTTAAAGGTATACGCTATGCAGCCACTGGTGCCTGGCACTTGATTCGAACCGAGGCAAGCATTCAGGCTCAGGCCGTCATTGCCCTTATCATGACATGGGCAGGATTCTATTTCGAACTGACCAAAACGGAATGGATACTTCAATTGCTCACCATTGGGCTGGTTATGGCCATTGAGGGGTTGAATTCCGCCGTAGAGAAAATGGCCGACTTCGTCCACCCCGATCATCATCCTAAGATCGGGATCATCAAAGATATTGCAGCGGGGGCCGTTTTTATAGCGGCTCTTATCGCTGTGATCGTCGGACTGTTGATCTACCTTCCGCGATTCACTGGCTGA
- the tpx gene encoding thiol peroxidase codes for MKKKMANITFGGQPAQTIGELPEVGSSAPAFTLTDHELNPKKLSDFEGSKLVLNIFPSVNTGVCSASVRKFNEAAGQMNNTQVLCISKDLPFAQAQFCGAEGIDKVVMLSDYKTGQFGRDYGATMTDSPFEALLSRAVVIIDSDHQVIYTEQVPEIGQEPNYEAALNALG; via the coding sequence ATGAAAAAGAAAATGGCAAACATCACCTTTGGCGGTCAACCCGCACAAACAATTGGCGAACTACCGGAAGTGGGCAGTTCGGCTCCTGCTTTTACCTTGACCGATCACGAATTAAATCCCAAGAAACTTAGCGATTTTGAAGGTTCCAAATTGGTACTGAATATCTTCCCTAGTGTAAACACCGGAGTTTGTTCGGCTTCAGTCAGAAAATTCAATGAAGCGGCAGGTCAAATGAATAACACCCAGGTACTCTGCATTTCTAAGGACCTTCCATTTGCCCAAGCCCAGTTTTGTGGTGCGGAAGGAATCGATAAGGTTGTCATGTTGTCCGACTATAAAACGGGACAATTTGGTCGTGATTACGGTGCTACCATGACAGATTCACCTTTCGAAGCTTTGCTCTCGCGAGCTGTGGTGATCATTGATTCGGATCATCAGGTGATCTACACCGAACAAGTACCGGAGATCGGACAAGAGCCTAATTATGAGGCAGCCTTAAACGCCCTTGGATGA